In Candidatus Wallbacteria bacterium, a single genomic region encodes these proteins:
- a CDS encoding GH3 auxin-responsive promoter family protein — translation MRWTRTKNSIFSLFTEKKNGSTAKFQKKALLARLNDSAETVLGKKYGFREISSTQSYQQKVPVHHYEDLKPYWDSESTGNINVTVGSRIHKFAVSTGTTGIPKLIPVTRKLLRDFRRRGMQLVSIYLKAHPESRILSKKHLAITGSAILGKTQSGIPYGTISGIMAEGSPLLMRHKRIPTSEVINLCDWNQKADSIAEQARHQDIGLILGIPATILNYLEKIKGIYSKSDFEFFASNLEAIFCSGVNYRSYQDKIQSLLGRKVNFLDYYAASEGIFGHQSAIDPDSMEFFSDTIFFEFIPFHEYLQKDYSNRKLLHQLKDGEDYALLVTTGNGTFSYVLGDLIQCVDHRVPLFRVKGRTVLTLNLAGEKTAISVVEKTVQSLSRELNSEPGEFFVTGRTINGRQSYLWVIEKNSIWDSQGTERLASRLDHFLQEHNNLYKLLYPTNFSPSQVLLIERDSFKAWFERKNADLGHSKIPRIIKDPRIAEDIIGKMEA, via the coding sequence ATGAGATGGACAAGAACTAAAAACAGTATTTTTTCGTTGTTTACAGAAAAAAAAAACGGCAGTACTGCCAAATTCCAGAAAAAAGCCCTGCTCGCCCGCCTCAATGACTCGGCAGAGACTGTCCTGGGAAAAAAATACGGCTTTCGAGAAATTTCATCGACTCAGAGCTATCAGCAGAAAGTACCGGTCCATCATTATGAGGACCTGAAACCATACTGGGATTCGGAATCGACAGGGAACATAAACGTTACTGTCGGAAGCAGGATCCACAAGTTCGCTGTTTCCACCGGCACCACAGGAATCCCCAAGCTGATTCCTGTCACGAGAAAGCTGCTGAGGGATTTCCGCAGGCGCGGGATGCAGCTTGTTTCCATTTATCTGAAAGCACATCCCGAATCCAGAATTCTTTCCAAGAAACACCTCGCCATCACCGGAAGCGCTATTCTGGGAAAAACGCAGTCCGGGATTCCCTATGGCACAATTTCAGGGATAATGGCCGAAGGCTCACCGCTGCTCATGAGGCACAAACGAATTCCCACAAGCGAAGTGATCAATCTCTGCGACTGGAACCAGAAAGCTGACTCCATCGCGGAGCAGGCAAGGCACCAGGACATTGGGCTGATCTTAGGTATCCCGGCTACGATCCTCAATTACCTGGAAAAAATTAAGGGCATCTATTCCAAAAGCGATTTTGAGTTTTTCGCCTCGAATCTGGAAGCCATCTTCTGCAGTGGTGTGAATTACAGAAGTTATCAGGACAAAATTCAGAGTCTGCTCGGCAGGAAAGTGAATTTTCTGGATTACTATGCTGCCAGTGAAGGTATTTTCGGCCATCAGTCCGCAATTGACCCTGATTCAATGGAATTCTTCTCAGATACGATTTTTTTTGAATTCATACCTTTCCACGAATATCTCCAGAAGGACTACAGTAACAGGAAATTACTGCATCAGCTGAAAGACGGTGAAGATTATGCCCTGTTAGTCACCACCGGAAACGGCACTTTCAGCTATGTCCTTGGAGACCTGATCCAGTGCGTGGATCACAGAGTCCCGCTGTTCAGGGTCAAGGGACGCACAGTGCTCACTCTGAATCTGGCCGGTGAAAAGACCGCGATCTCGGTGGTGGAGAAAACAGTGCAGAGTCTGTCTCGGGAACTGAACTCTGAACCAGGTGAGTTTTTTGTCACAGGCAGGACCATCAATGGCAGACAGTCCTATCTGTGGGTCATAGAGAAAAACTCGATCTGGGACAGCCAGGGAACTGAGAGGCTCGCATCCAGGCTGGATCATTTTCTCCAGGAACACAACAATCTTTATAAACTGCTCTATCCCACCAATTTTTCTCCTTCTCAGGTGCTGCTGATAGAGCGGGACAGTTTCAAAGCCTGGTTCGAACGGAAGAATGCGGATTTAGGGCACAGTAAAATCCCAAGAATCATCAAAGATCCCAGGATCGCTGAAGATATAATCGGAAAAATGGAGGCCTGA
- a CDS encoding tetratricopeptide repeat protein, which translates to MPRIMLLLLLCLALECRADTSAEVWLKQGLDAFHAGNHTQALKFYLLSADQGLPEAMFSIGYMYLQGLGVTRECETAALWFRLAAEKKFPDALYSLGCLYQEGTGVPQNYAEAAKQYQQAAELGLSDAQYSLALLYDNGLGVKQDFATAAAWYRKAALQGDPGAQLNLGLMYETGQGVKQDLFEASGWYRKAADLGYSKAQFNLGCLYQNGQGVQKDLVQAYMWFELSLVAGSDDLKKSAIANREVLTSLMKREQISEAHKLAGEWLRKFNGK; encoded by the coding sequence GTGCCCAGAATCATGCTGCTGCTCCTGCTCTGCCTGGCTCTGGAATGCAGAGCTGATACCTCGGCTGAAGTCTGGCTCAAGCAGGGCCTGGATGCCTTCCATGCAGGAAACCATACCCAGGCTCTCAAATTCTATCTGCTCTCTGCCGACCAGGGTCTGCCTGAAGCCATGTTCAGCATCGGATACATGTATCTGCAGGGTCTGGGAGTTACCAGGGAATGCGAAACTGCCGCGCTCTGGTTCCGCCTGGCAGCAGAAAAAAAATTTCCGGACGCACTGTATTCTCTTGGCTGCCTCTATCAGGAAGGAACCGGCGTTCCACAAAACTATGCCGAGGCTGCGAAGCAATATCAGCAGGCCGCTGAACTCGGCCTTTCGGATGCGCAATACAGCCTGGCCCTGCTGTACGACAATGGGCTGGGAGTCAAGCAGGATTTCGCCACAGCAGCAGCCTGGTACCGCAAGGCAGCTTTGCAGGGCGACCCGGGAGCTCAGCTGAATCTGGGCCTGATGTATGAAACCGGGCAGGGCGTAAAGCAGGATCTGTTCGAGGCATCCGGCTGGTATCGCAAGGCGGCAGATCTTGGTTATTCCAAGGCACAGTTCAACCTGGGCTGCCTCTATCAGAACGGTCAGGGGGTTCAGAAGGACCTGGTCCAGGCCTATATGTGGTTCGAACTCTCGCTGGTCGCTGGAAGCGACGACCTGAAAAAATCCGCAATCGCCAACCGGGAAGTCCTCACTTCATTGATGAAAAGGGAACAGATCTCTGAAGCCCACAAACTGGCCGGAGAATGGCTCAGAAAATTCAACGGGAAATAA
- a CDS encoding CPBP family intramembrane metalloprotease, whose translation MRKSGIPLFIFLLMTSLPLYARSHNSSGTEEIEGFLCNVSTTQFVRDDQEKNDYSVFFHDLYSPVGFPGTAEAMAGMFSGIVAKLKQVEYEQNQDNYAAASNLLEDEIRSAQGVLREILILDLLDNCICSAMKYQGFTLSREVFSSFRAEISLKKSRSRYLELCYKQLDCMIYYYPDYQDSGDCADQMAVTEAARLIRDSGFDDAVRLIDTHKLLNDSGEVLDWLQTMRCYAAFLSGKSRSKELLSDVQRTGMAALDNLFDFLDKKSELSQEIGSLCERLKSSPKSEESYAKSDLAGKLISWTLKNCRFKLTLELVIFSQDARTLFVVNSTVLFLVITIPFIVFGLWKKRSSRCFPDDDMLERHLNFGSRVRFVLCVPMIAFFLSWLLEQIEGYLISLVWGSELLDRFTAEALDAPSLFDRFDVMVIAAPCVETLILMGMLWWFGMLASTRKQQLISSGIFWGLLHAPNTLLALIPVGIGFIIDSFTYQKWRREGRFMGFLMAFLIHAGHNFICYLIIFMSKIGPAVP comes from the coding sequence ATGAGAAAATCAGGGATTCCCTTATTTATTTTTTTACTGATGACTTCGCTGCCGCTTTATGCCAGATCTCACAACAGTAGCGGAACCGAAGAGATCGAGGGGTTTCTCTGCAATGTCTCAACAACCCAGTTTGTCCGTGACGATCAGGAGAAGAACGATTATTCGGTTTTTTTCCACGATCTGTATTCTCCAGTAGGATTTCCCGGAACCGCGGAAGCAATGGCTGGAATGTTTTCAGGAATTGTGGCAAAGCTCAAACAAGTTGAGTATGAACAGAACCAAGACAATTATGCCGCAGCTTCAAATCTTCTGGAAGATGAGATCCGCTCAGCGCAGGGAGTGTTAAGGGAGATCCTGATCCTTGATCTTCTCGACAACTGCATCTGTTCAGCCATGAAATACCAGGGTTTCACCCTGAGCAGGGAGGTTTTTTCAAGCTTCAGGGCTGAAATCAGCTTGAAAAAGTCGCGCTCCAGATACCTGGAATTATGCTATAAACAGCTGGACTGCATGATTTACTATTACCCTGATTATCAGGATTCAGGGGATTGCGCAGATCAGATGGCTGTGACTGAGGCTGCCAGGCTGATCAGGGATTCCGGATTCGACGATGCAGTCCGGTTAATAGACACACATAAACTGCTGAATGATTCAGGAGAAGTGTTGGACTGGCTGCAGACAATGCGTTGTTATGCTGCATTCCTCTCCGGGAAATCAAGAAGTAAAGAGTTGCTGTCGGATGTTCAGCGGACTGGCATGGCTGCGCTGGACAACTTGTTCGATTTTCTGGACAAGAAGTCGGAACTTTCTCAGGAAATCGGATCTCTTTGCGAAAGGCTGAAATCAAGTCCTAAGTCAGAGGAGTCATATGCCAAAAGCGATCTGGCCGGGAAGCTGATTTCCTGGACTCTTAAAAATTGCAGGTTTAAGCTGACATTGGAACTTGTCATTTTTTCCCAGGATGCAAGAACGCTTTTTGTGGTCAATTCTACCGTTTTATTTTTGGTGATCACGATTCCCTTCATTGTGTTCGGCCTATGGAAGAAAAGGTCATCCAGATGTTTTCCGGACGATGACATGCTGGAGCGGCACCTGAATTTTGGAAGCCGGGTCAGATTTGTGCTCTGCGTGCCAATGATCGCTTTCTTTCTTTCATGGCTGCTCGAACAGATAGAGGGATATCTGATCAGCCTGGTGTGGGGTTCAGAGCTGCTGGACAGATTTACAGCTGAAGCTCTGGATGCTCCGTCGCTGTTCGACAGGTTTGATGTAATGGTAATAGCTGCTCCATGCGTGGAAACTCTCATTCTGATGGGCATGCTCTGGTGGTTCGGAATGCTGGCGTCCACCAGGAAGCAGCAGCTGATCAGTTCCGGAATCTTCTGGGGTCTCCTGCATGCCCCCAATACCCTGCTCGCTCTGATCCCGGTCGGGATCGGATTCATCATTGATTCGTTCACTTACCAGAAATGGCGCAGGGAAGGGCGTTTCATGGGTTTCCTGATGGCTTTCCTGATCCACGCAGGACACAACTTCATCTGCTATCTGATTATCTTCATGTCTAAAATCGGTCCTGCTGTGCCCTGA
- a CDS encoding diacylglycerol kinase family protein, which produces MRTDRHFAVVGIDGSGKSSCYHGILTALAGKFSLAGIGEKAVISGFNGRLTEPEGLNRLRVGYLIGSLIKFSRNEYLYEIGKLTELLCRSRIQNEIVNGFSPDLIITDGAPLINIMGWGRHYRPEAFNEAEYERCITYLSGGKKLDLSNGLRYLSSIPEIVWAGWIFRTSLQIPGNVIFLKVAPETALERIEQRGGKTQSHEQREFLRTLQEAYEFTLRILEDKFGVRVFPICTDSLTQAEVLEKTKEIIMSQKQIPEISVIATSISGSVKDWKKLDHLEEEFCKHSPHTSVQIVDTHQAARKKAREVLKSGCLKIVSAGGAGTFNSILEACCSVGLKSGLRLAFLRKGSADLIGKALQIPDELEPAVAIICDGFSKDRIMESDVLEVKTEDSSGWRRKYHFIGFGGVGIFGDVPFFTENRFIKYYKGFLGYLLGDRGPFIVGVFLAILKHYFQKLFGKTTEFKVIADDLETEFENLSFILIMNGDLGEHLPVAKGIPLASGDFLAVVASDLGFLKTLEQLIHSWKGTLNEQQEKLGVKIFRTTALRIIPAKPGSYFVNVDGLLRRSHGETGYRISGRVSLIRK; this is translated from the coding sequence ATGAGAACTGATAGGCACTTCGCAGTAGTGGGAATCGACGGCAGCGGGAAAAGTTCCTGCTATCATGGAATTCTGACAGCCCTGGCTGGAAAATTCTCTCTCGCAGGTATCGGGGAAAAGGCAGTCATCTCGGGCTTCAACGGCAGGCTGACTGAACCCGAAGGACTTAACAGGCTGAGGGTCGGTTATCTGATCGGCAGCCTGATCAAGTTCAGCCGGAATGAATACCTGTATGAGATCGGAAAATTGACAGAGCTGTTATGCAGGAGCAGAATCCAGAATGAAATTGTGAATGGATTCTCGCCTGACCTGATCATCACCGACGGCGCTCCTCTGATCAACATCATGGGCTGGGGCAGACATTACAGGCCTGAGGCATTCAATGAAGCGGAATATGAAAGATGCATCACCTATCTTTCAGGCGGAAAAAAGCTCGACCTGAGTAATGGCCTGCGCTATTTAAGCAGTATCCCTGAAATCGTGTGGGCCGGCTGGATTTTCCGAACCTCACTTCAGATCCCAGGTAATGTCATTTTTTTAAAGGTTGCTCCAGAGACAGCTCTAGAAAGGATCGAGCAGAGAGGCGGGAAAACCCAGTCCCACGAACAGCGGGAATTTCTCAGAACACTTCAGGAAGCATATGAATTTACGCTCAGGATCCTCGAAGATAAATTCGGAGTGCGGGTCTTTCCGATCTGCACTGACAGTCTGACCCAGGCTGAAGTACTGGAAAAAACCAAGGAGATCATCATGTCCCAGAAACAAATCCCGGAAATCAGCGTGATCGCAACTTCAATCTCAGGATCTGTCAAAGACTGGAAAAAACTGGACCATCTGGAAGAGGAATTCTGCAAACACAGCCCGCATACTTCCGTGCAGATCGTGGATACGCATCAGGCCGCCAGAAAAAAAGCCCGGGAAGTGCTGAAATCAGGTTGCCTGAAGATAGTCTCAGCCGGAGGTGCCGGTACCTTCAACAGCATCCTGGAAGCCTGCTGCTCTGTTGGCTTAAAAAGCGGACTCAGGCTGGCCTTTCTTCGGAAAGGGTCTGCCGACCTGATCGGTAAAGCCCTGCAGATCCCGGACGAACTGGAACCGGCAGTTGCGATCATCTGCGATGGTTTCTCGAAAGACCGCATCATGGAGAGCGACGTGCTGGAAGTGAAGACTGAAGACAGCTCCGGCTGGCGCAGAAAATATCATTTCATCGGTTTCGGGGGAGTGGGAATCTTCGGTGATGTGCCTTTTTTCACTGAAAACAGATTTATTAAATACTACAAGGGATTCCTGGGTTATCTTCTGGGAGACAGGGGTCCGTTCATAGTAGGCGTGTTTTTAGCGATCCTAAAACATTATTTTCAGAAACTCTTCGGGAAAACAACTGAATTCAAAGTCATAGCTGATGATCTGGAGACTGAATTCGAAAACCTGAGCTTCATCCTGATCATGAACGGGGATCTGGGCGAACATCTGCCGGTCGCCAAAGGTATCCCACTGGCGAGCGGGGATTTTCTGGCAGTAGTGGCCAGTGACCTTGGGTTTTTGAAAACCCTGGAACAATTGATCCACTCCTGGAAAGGAACGCTGAACGAACAGCAGGAAAAACTGGGAGTGAAAATATTCCGAACTACTGCGCTCAGGATCATCCCTGCCAAACCTGGATCCTATTTCGTGAATGTGGACGGGCTGTTGAGAAGATCACACGGAGAAACAGGATACAGGATCAGCGGCAGGGTCAGCCTGATCAGAAAGTGA
- a CDS encoding AMP-binding protein, with product MRNSILEIFHEAVSRFGDRTALRLKDREISFTGLRNMAAAIAGILCRHGLGDRDRIAILSENRPEWAAAFFGIVSMSGIVVPIDSRLSWPEIIFILNDSKCRCIFVSAPFLGISNHRQALPLLEQVICLDRTDENLIQIADFQSSSSEDGCAPHADPDATALIVYTSGTMGVAKGVELTYGNLLFETRALNSVLEISPDDHFISILPLNHMFELVAGLIGPLYGGAGITYCESLSAPSITALLNQQQATMIVCVPLILKMIHNGILRQIREMPDPVRKAFDLMLKFSLCLNRLGINPGRFLFRTIHRKFGGRLRCFYCGGAPLDISLESDLRAMGFNVFQGYGLTETSPVVSVNTFRDNRLGSVGKPLPGVEVKIERSNASDPRTGELLVRGPNLMSGYSGKPDLTSSVIRDGWFHTGDLGYLDHGYLFLSGRKKNLIVLGAGKKVYPEEVEEVIGRSEFIREICVLGKAAEGSRKGSEKVHAVIFPDLDRFEPADRSKNLVRKTIAAEINRLSRNLADYKRISSFEIWDQELPKTASRKIKRALVNDLVKNAKTEIPSQENGKNIPTGNEFTDDLREIVARISGSGIEISMQSNLYADLGIDSLMKIEVFSALQREKGISIPESSAFEINTMEELCRFAISGPLERENDDDFRDEARKIMETNAKFSVFHQMSYLLFRSIFKTFLDCRVEGLENIPEKGSFIVAANHASLLDFPLILTALPFNRVRDILAPAARDYFFSKKIKGSAVRFFFNTFPFDRLGDFVRGLRICEELILLGKSVILFPEGTRTRDGSLTEFKPGIGALALRLKIPVVPVYIYGADKSLPKGAMIPKPAKVGILIGPQIQAGRMDMSGCGTDYEKYRLISRQIRDAVVSLVDKHEN from the coding sequence ATGAGAAATTCGATTCTTGAGATTTTCCACGAAGCAGTAAGCCGATTCGGTGACAGGACTGCGCTCAGGCTCAAAGACAGGGAAATTTCCTTTACCGGGCTCAGGAACATGGCTGCTGCCATTGCCGGAATCCTGTGCCGGCATGGACTGGGAGACAGGGACAGGATCGCCATCCTCTCGGAAAACAGACCGGAATGGGCAGCAGCTTTCTTCGGAATCGTCTCCATGTCCGGGATCGTAGTTCCGATCGACAGCAGACTGAGCTGGCCGGAAATCATCTTCATCCTCAATGATTCGAAGTGCAGGTGCATTTTCGTCTCCGCACCCTTTCTGGGCATTTCTAATCACAGGCAGGCGCTTCCATTACTGGAACAGGTTATCTGTCTGGACCGGACCGACGAAAATTTGATTCAGATCGCAGATTTCCAAAGCTCCAGCTCAGAAGACGGCTGCGCTCCGCATGCTGATCCCGACGCCACTGCCCTGATCGTCTACACTTCGGGCACTATGGGCGTAGCCAAGGGAGTGGAACTGACCTATGGCAATCTCCTCTTCGAAACCCGTGCCTTGAACTCTGTACTTGAGATCAGCCCGGATGATCATTTCATCTCCATCCTGCCCCTCAACCACATGTTCGAACTGGTCGCAGGCCTGATCGGCCCTCTCTATGGGGGAGCGGGTATCACCTATTGCGAAAGCCTCAGCGCACCCTCCATCACCGCTCTGCTGAATCAGCAGCAGGCCACCATGATCGTCTGTGTGCCCCTGATTTTGAAGATGATCCACAACGGTATCCTGCGCCAGATCAGGGAAATGCCGGACCCTGTCCGCAAAGCCTTTGACCTGATGCTGAAATTTTCTCTTTGTTTAAACAGACTCGGAATCAATCCAGGCAGATTTCTGTTCCGCACCATTCACCGGAAATTCGGAGGCCGCCTCAGATGTTTCTATTGCGGAGGAGCGCCCCTGGACATCAGCCTGGAATCAGACTTGAGAGCTATGGGCTTCAACGTTTTTCAAGGGTACGGTCTGACCGAGACCTCACCTGTGGTATCAGTCAACACCTTTAGAGACAACCGGCTGGGATCTGTCGGAAAGCCCCTGCCTGGTGTGGAAGTGAAAATCGAGAGAAGCAACGCGAGCGATCCCCGCACAGGAGAACTGCTGGTCCGCGGACCGAATCTGATGTCAGGCTACAGCGGAAAACCGGACCTCACCTCTTCTGTGATCAGGGACGGCTGGTTTCACACCGGAGACCTGGGTTATCTCGATCATGGATATCTTTTCCTGTCAGGCAGGAAAAAGAACCTGATCGTGCTTGGAGCAGGGAAAAAGGTTTATCCGGAAGAGGTGGAAGAGGTGATCGGCAGAAGCGAGTTTATCAGAGAAATCTGCGTACTGGGAAAAGCCGCGGAGGGTTCCCGCAAAGGGAGCGAAAAAGTCCATGCCGTGATTTTTCCGGACTTGGATAGATTTGAGCCTGCGGACCGAAGTAAAAACCTGGTCAGGAAGACCATTGCGGCAGAGATAAACAGGCTGAGCCGCAACCTCGCTGATTACAAGCGGATTTCCAGCTTTGAAATCTGGGATCAGGAACTTCCGAAGACAGCTTCCAGAAAAATCAAACGGGCTCTGGTGAACGATCTCGTGAAGAATGCGAAAACCGAAATTCCTTCCCAGGAAAACGGGAAAAACATTCCTACAGGCAATGAATTCACCGATGATTTAAGGGAAATAGTGGCCAGGATCTCAGGATCCGGCATAGAGATTTCCATGCAGTCAAATCTATACGCGGATCTGGGGATCGATTCGCTGATGAAAATCGAAGTGTTCTCAGCACTGCAGAGAGAAAAAGGCATTTCGATTCCAGAGAGTTCAGCGTTTGAGATTAATACCATGGAGGAACTCTGCAGATTTGCGATAAGTGGTCCGCTTGAACGGGAAAACGACGATGATTTCAGGGATGAAGCCCGGAAAATAATGGAAACGAACGCTAAATTTTCCGTCTTTCATCAGATGTCATACCTGCTGTTCAGATCAATCTTCAAGACTTTTCTAGACTGCAGGGTCGAAGGACTCGAAAACATACCTGAAAAAGGATCCTTCATCGTGGCAGCTAATCATGCCAGCCTGCTGGATTTCCCCCTCATACTGACGGCCCTGCCTTTCAACAGGGTCAGGGATATACTCGCGCCGGCAGCGAGGGATTATTTTTTCTCTAAAAAAATCAAGGGAAGTGCAGTCAGGTTTTTTTTCAATACCTTCCCTTTCGACAGGCTTGGTGATTTCGTCAGAGGGCTCAGGATCTGCGAGGAGCTGATCCTGCTCGGAAAATCAGTGATCCTTTTCCCGGAAGGCACCAGGACCAGGGACGGCAGTCTGACGGAATTCAAGCCCGGGATTGGTGCCCTGGCTCTCCGGTTGAAAATACCGGTAGTTCCGGTGTATATCTATGGAGCTGATAAATCCCTTCCCAAAGGTGCAATGATTCCGAAACCCGCTAAGGTAGGGATCCTGATCGGCCCGCAGATTCAGGCCGGCCGGATGGACATGTCCGGATGCGGGACTGACTACGAAAAATACAGGCTGATTTCAAGGCAGATCCGGGATGCGGTGGTCAGTCTGGTGGATAAACATGAGAACTGA